A single genomic interval of Agromyces cerinus harbors:
- a CDS encoding CDP-alcohol phosphatidyltransferase family protein, with protein MAGERSGEVGSEIWTIPNILSMLRLALVPVFLIFIVRGDYMVSLVVLVVASLSDLLDGYLARRLGQVTRLGQLLDPAADRLYIFAALVGLAAQGLVPWFIVVVIVARDVFLLALGVVLANHGFGPLPVHQLGKVATFALFFGLPVIMLGLAFPAVAAISQPIGWAITLWGAFLYWWAGIIYAIETARVIRIPRVADEPRSDTLEQGGQCGG; from the coding sequence GTGGCTGGGGAACGCTCGGGGGAGGTCGGTTCGGAGATCTGGACGATCCCGAACATCCTCAGCATGCTCCGGCTGGCACTCGTTCCGGTCTTCCTGATCTTCATCGTGCGCGGCGACTACATGGTCTCGCTCGTCGTGCTCGTCGTCGCGAGCCTCTCCGATCTGCTCGACGGCTACCTCGCGCGCCGTCTCGGCCAGGTGACCCGTCTCGGGCAGCTGCTCGATCCCGCCGCCGACCGGCTGTACATCTTCGCCGCACTCGTCGGTCTCGCAGCCCAGGGCCTCGTGCCCTGGTTCATCGTCGTCGTCATCGTCGCCCGAGACGTCTTCCTGCTCGCCCTCGGCGTCGTGCTCGCCAACCACGGATTCGGGCCGCTGCCCGTGCATCAGCTCGGCAAGGTCGCGACGTTCGCGCTGTTCTTCGGCTTGCCGGTGATCATGCTCGGACTCGCATTCCCTGCCGTCGCCGCCATCAGTCAGCCGATCGGCTGGGCGATCACCCTCTGGGGTGCATTCCTGTACTGGTGGGCCGGCATCATCTACGCGATCGAGACCGCTCGCGTCATCCGCATTCCGCGGGTGGCAGACGAGCCTCGATCGGATACGCTGGAACAGGGAGGTCAATGTGGCGGATAG
- a CDS encoding DUF1295 domain-containing protein — protein MGPLIVCLVICAAITLATWVASIATREYSWVDRIWSIAPIVYVWVFAVASGFDGRLVLMAVLVSAWGIRLTFNFARKGGYRPGGEDYRWAVLRGRMSRAGFAAFNLLFISIYQNAVILLFCLPAATVFAAGDAPLGAADVVLSVVFLALLAGETVADQQQWTFHRWKAAERAAGRTPQPGFLQTGLFRFSRHPNFFFEQAQWWVFYGFAVAATGVWLHWSVTGAVLLTTLFIGSTIFTESISRSRYPDYDDYRARTSPIVPWPPRRSVSPVDERTA, from the coding sequence ATGGGTCCGCTCATCGTGTGTCTCGTCATCTGCGCCGCGATCACGCTCGCGACGTGGGTCGCCTCGATCGCCACTCGCGAGTACTCGTGGGTCGATCGCATCTGGTCGATCGCGCCGATCGTCTACGTGTGGGTGTTCGCCGTCGCGTCGGGGTTCGACGGGCGACTCGTGCTCATGGCGGTGCTCGTCTCGGCATGGGGCATCCGCTTGACCTTCAATTTCGCTCGTAAGGGCGGGTACCGCCCCGGCGGCGAGGACTACCGCTGGGCGGTGCTGCGCGGGCGGATGTCGCGTGCAGGGTTCGCCGCGTTCAACCTGTTGTTCATCTCGATCTACCAGAACGCCGTGATCCTGCTGTTCTGCCTCCCGGCCGCCACGGTGTTCGCCGCCGGCGACGCTCCGCTCGGTGCGGCCGACGTGGTGCTCTCCGTCGTGTTCCTCGCCCTCCTCGCCGGCGAGACGGTGGCCGACCAGCAGCAATGGACGTTCCACCGGTGGAAGGCCGCCGAGCGTGCGGCCGGCCGCACGCCGCAGCCGGGTTTCCTGCAGACCGGGCTGTTCCGCTTCTCGCGGCACCCCAACTTCTTCTTCGAACAGGCCCAGTGGTGGGTCTTCTACGGGTTCGCGGTCGCGGCGACCGGCGTCTGGCTGCACTGGTCGGTCACGGGAGCCGTGCTGCTCACGACGCTCTTCATCGGTTCGACGATCTTCACCGAGTCGATCTCGCGGTCGAGGTACCCCGACTACGACGACTATCGCGCCCGCACCTCGCCGATCGTGCCGTGGCCTCCACGACGGTCCGTGTCACCGGTCGACGAGCGCACCGCCTGA
- a CDS encoding NUDIX hydrolase — protein MSGASGDEWVVGPDGAKYWGRYGAAGLLVVSPEREVLLQHRALWSHFGGTWGMPGGARHEHESAVEAAVREAGEEAGVPPALLEVRFSTVLDLGYWSYTTVVADAAERFAPIVSDPESIELRWIAIDQVTEVPLHPRFAEAWSGLAARL, from the coding sequence ATGAGCGGAGCGAGCGGCGACGAATGGGTCGTGGGCCCCGATGGCGCGAAGTACTGGGGCAGGTATGGGGCGGCAGGCCTGTTGGTCGTGAGCCCCGAGCGCGAGGTCCTGCTGCAGCATCGGGCGTTGTGGAGCCACTTCGGCGGCACCTGGGGCATGCCCGGGGGGGCGCGACACGAGCACGAGAGCGCCGTCGAGGCGGCCGTCCGTGAGGCGGGTGAGGAGGCGGGTGTGCCACCGGCGCTCCTCGAGGTGCGGTTCAGCACGGTGCTCGACCTCGGTTACTGGTCGTACACGACCGTCGTCGCCGATGCCGCCGAACGGTTCGCCCCGATCGTCAGCGACCCCGAGAGCATCGAGCTGCGCTGGATCGCGATCGATCAGGTCACCGAAGTGCCGCTGCACCCGCGATTCGCCGAAGCCTGGTCGGGCCTCGCAGCCCGCCTCTGA
- a CDS encoding RNA-binding S4 domain-containing protein, with the protein MNGESPVRVDAWLWAVRQFKTRSSATAACRAGHVRVNGERAKAAQSVRPGDEVRVRIDGFDRMLVVRQTLVKRVSAAVAATAVDDRTPPPPPRETVAIVATRDRGAGRPTKRERRDLERLRGR; encoded by the coding sequence ATGAACGGCGAGTCCCCCGTGCGCGTCGACGCCTGGCTCTGGGCGGTGCGGCAGTTCAAGACGCGATCCTCCGCCACGGCGGCATGCCGGGCCGGGCATGTGCGCGTGAACGGCGAGCGCGCGAAGGCGGCCCAGTCGGTGCGCCCGGGCGACGAGGTGCGCGTGCGCATCGACGGATTCGATCGCATGCTCGTCGTGCGGCAGACGCTCGTCAAGCGGGTATCGGCGGCCGTCGCGGCGACGGCGGTCGACGATCGCACACCTCCCCCGCCGCCACGCGAGACGGTGGCGATCGTCGCGACGCGCGATCGCGGTGCGGGCCGCCCCACGAAACGGGAACGGCGAGATCTCGAGCGCCTCCGCGGTCGCTGA
- a CDS encoding GNAT family N-acetyltransferase gives MHTELAHEPDARRYVLRVDGDIASVLDYRELGDSVAFTRTFTNPPYRGSGLAGELVEFAVDDVEANSTRRIVPSCWYVGEWFDRHPDRAGLLDPRAV, from the coding sequence GTGCATACCGAACTCGCTCACGAACCTGACGCCCGCCGATACGTGCTGCGCGTCGACGGCGACATCGCGAGCGTGCTCGACTATCGGGAGCTCGGCGACTCGGTCGCGTTCACCCGTACGTTCACGAACCCGCCGTACCGCGGCAGCGGCCTGGCGGGCGAACTCGTCGAGTTCGCGGTCGACGACGTCGAGGCGAACTCGACCCGTCGCATCGTGCCGAGTTGCTGGTACGTGGGCGAGTGGTTCGACCGGCACCCCGACCGAGCGGGCCTGCTCGACCCTCGCGCCGTCTGA
- a CDS encoding YchJ family protein — MPSNSPQHRPAADDRCPCRSGSTFGDCCGPLLARSAEAPTAVQLMSSRYTAFAVGDADYLRATWHSSTRPLDLDLDDETTWLALEIVSTERGGPFDRDGEVEFRASYRSDRERGVLHERSRFLRDSGRWFYVDGDV, encoded by the coding sequence ATGCCCAGCAACTCTCCCCAGCACCGACCGGCCGCAGACGATCGGTGCCCCTGCCGCAGCGGCAGCACCTTCGGGGACTGCTGCGGCCCCCTGCTCGCGCGCAGCGCCGAGGCGCCGACCGCCGTGCAGCTCATGAGCTCGCGCTATACCGCCTTCGCGGTCGGCGACGCCGACTACCTCCGCGCGACATGGCATTCCAGCACGCGTCCGCTCGACCTCGATCTCGACGACGAGACGACATGGCTCGCCCTCGAGATCGTCTCGACCGAGCGCGGCGGCCCGTTCGATCGCGACGGCGAGGTCGAGTTCCGCGCCTCATACCGTTCCGACCGCGAGCGCGGCGTGCTGCACGAGCGAAGCCGGTTCCTCCGCGACAGCGGCAGGTGGTTCTACGTCGACGGCGACGTCTGA
- a CDS encoding VOC family protein yields MTDAAQPPVLQLRVVIEAEDYEQAVAFYRDALGMPELMAYAEGDDDRVAILEAGRATLEIANPTHKRVIDELEAEGRPSQRIRLAFEVTDGAGTTRRLAEAGAAVVAEPVETPWRSLNSRLDAPAGLQITVFEELEGSEERALRDGFGTEAERD; encoded by the coding sequence ATGACGGATGCCGCGCAGCCACCGGTCCTGCAACTCCGAGTCGTCATCGAGGCGGAGGACTACGAACAGGCGGTGGCCTTCTACCGAGACGCGCTCGGCATGCCGGAGCTCATGGCCTATGCCGAGGGCGACGATGACCGTGTGGCCATCCTCGAGGCAGGGCGGGCGACCCTCGAGATCGCGAACCCGACGCACAAACGCGTGATCGACGAACTCGAGGCGGAGGGGCGCCCGAGCCAGCGCATCCGGCTCGCCTTCGAGGTGACCGACGGTGCAGGCACCACCCGTCGCCTCGCCGAGGCCGGCGCCGCCGTCGTCGCCGAGCCGGTCGAGACGCCCTGGCGTTCGCTCAACTCACGGCTCGATGCGCCGGCGGGCCTGCAGATCACGGTGTTCGAAGAACTCGAAGGCTCCGAGGAGCGCGCCCTGCGCGACGGGTTCGGCACCGAGGCCGAGCGCGACTGA
- a CDS encoding carboxymuconolactone decarboxylase family protein produces the protein MTITDALVDIPVRLDFDAIVPRFSRAVASLDHAATAELDRVDFDPQLREMVRLRASQINGCVYCVDLHSKDARAAGVSEQKLHAVAVWRDSALFTAAERAALHLTESITRLSESHVPEEDLAAATAVFGEDRTAALISLIIVINVWDAIGVTTRCWPVARDAA, from the coding sequence ATGACCATCACCGATGCACTCGTCGACATCCCCGTCCGCCTCGACTTCGATGCGATCGTTCCGCGCTTCTCCCGCGCGGTCGCCTCGCTCGACCACGCCGCGACCGCCGAACTCGACCGGGTCGACTTCGACCCGCAGCTGCGCGAGATGGTGCGGCTCCGCGCCTCGCAGATCAACGGATGCGTCTACTGCGTCGACCTGCACTCGAAGGATGCGCGCGCCGCCGGCGTCTCCGAGCAGAAGTTGCACGCCGTCGCGGTGTGGCGCGATTCGGCGCTGTTCACCGCGGCGGAACGTGCGGCCCTCCACCTCACCGAGTCGATCACCCGGCTCTCGGAGAGCCACGTGCCCGAGGAGGATCTCGCCGCCGCGACCGCCGTCTTCGGCGAGGATCGCACGGCCGCGCTCATCTCGCTCATCATCGTCATCAACGTGTGGGACGCCATCGGCGTGACGACGCGGTGCTGGCCCGTCGCACGCGACGCCGCCTGA